Genomic DNA from Selenomonas sp. oral taxon 126:
TTCCTTGGATTCTTTGGCGGATCGCGTTTTGTCCCGATCATCTGCTCTTTTTCCTCGATTTTTCTCGGGTGTATTATGTTCTTCGTATGGCCGCATTTCCAGCAGCTGATCTTTGGGCTTGGCGGTATTGTTGATGCAACGGGCTACATCGGCACACTGATCTATGGATTCGTCCTGCGTATGCTTGGCCCGTTTGGACTGCACCATATCTTCTATCTTCCTTTTTGGACAACGGCGCTCGGCGGCTCTGAGATCATCAACGGGCAGCTCGTCGAGGGGACACAGCGCATCTTTTTCGCCCAGCTTGGCGATCCGAACACACAGCATTACTATATCGGCATCTCGCGTTTCATGTCAGGACGCTTTATCACAATGATGTTCGGACTTATCGGTGCATGTCTTGCCATGTATCAGACGGCAAAGCCGGAGAATAAGAAGGTCGTTGGCGGTCTCCTCTTCTCTGCGGCACTGACCTCCTTTATGACCGGCATCACGGAGCCGATCGAGTTCTCCTTCCTCTTCGTTGCACCGGCACTCTATGTGCTGCATGCGTTCTTTGACGGCTGCGCCTTTATGATTGCGCATATCCTGCAGATTACGGTCGGGCAGACGTTCTCGGGCGGCTGTATCGATCTCATACTGTTCGGTGTGCTGCAGGGCGATGCAAAGACGAACTGGCTCTACATCCCGATGGTCGGTATCCCCTGGTTCTTCCTCTACTACTTCTCCTTTAAGTATCTCATTCTGAAGTTTGATTTCAAAACACTCGGACGTGAGGATGAGACGGAGCCGCAGGAAGCACCCGTCGCTGCGGAGAGCGCGTCGGATCATTATCGTGCCGATCTCGTGATCGAGGGACTCGGCGGCAGGGATAATATTGAGGAACTTGACTGCTGTGCAACGCGCCTTCGTGTGACGGTAAAGGATGCCGGCAAGGTCAGCGAGCGTCTGCTCAAGGAATCCGGCAGCCGGGGATTGCTCGCGAGCGGGAATGGTGTCCAGGTCATCTATGGACCGCAGGTAACTGTAATTAAAAATGAAGTTGAGGAACAGTTGAACCTCTGACGAATATGATTGTGAAAAATACGGAAATATATCTCCTATGGCTGAAAATATTTTCGTATTTTTCTTTTTAAAAACAATATAGAATAATATGTAATAAATTATTATAAATAAAAATAAATTGGAGGATTTTGGATGAATTTCTTTGATCAAGTGAAGGGAAAACTCATCATTTCCTGTCAGGCACTGCCCGATGAGCCGCTGCACAGCCCATTCATCATGGGACGCATGGCGCGTGCGGCAAGGGAGGGCGGCGCGGTCGCGATCCGCGCACAGAGCGTTGCGGACATTGAGGAGATCCGCGCCGAGGCGCAGCTGCCCGTGATCGGTCTTATCAAGCAGAACTATGCGGACTCCCCCATCTTTATTACGCCGACCATGCGCGAGGTTGATGCACTCATCGGCACGGGCTGTGAGATGATCGCACTCGACATGACGGCACGCGAGCGCCCGCAGCAGACGGACGTGCGTGATCTCGTCGCACGCATCCACGCGGCGCATCGCCTTATTCTCGCCGACATCTCGACCTATGAGGAGGGAATGGCAGCGGCGGAACTCGGCGCAGATGCCATCTCGACCACGATGTCCGGATATACCCCCTACAGCCCGCAGATCGCGGAACCGGACTACGAGCTGATGCGGCGCCTCGCCCGCGACGCAGCCATCCCCGTCTTTGCCGAGGGTCGCATCAATACGCCCGAGGAACTGACCGAGGCGATGCAGACGGGCGTCTTCGGCGCGATCGTCGGCTCCGCCATCACGCGCCCGCAGCTCATTGCGCGCCGCTTCACCGACGCGATTGCCTAGAGTATGTATGAGAAAAAAGTGTGGTACTCCAAAGCAAACCCTAGTGAAGCAAGCGGAGGAAAGCGTTCGACTCGCCCCCCTGCGGGCACGACGGTCGGTAGCGCGAGGAGATAGGAGATTTCAACCGTCTTGTCGAATATTGTAGGAATAAGACGCAGGACAAATTGACAGGAGGTTCCTATGATCTACGGCAGCATCCACCACGAAAAGACCTATGCATTTCTCCCCGCGCGTATAAAGCAGGCACTCGCCTTTGCGCGGACGCACGACCTCGCGGCGCTGCCCGCGGGGCGCAACGAGATCGCGGGCGACGATCTCTACGTCAACATCGCACACTATACAACGGGTGAGCGCAGTGAGAAGATCTGGGAGGCGCACCGCGCCTACATCGACATCCACGTCCTCGCCGAGGGCACGGAGCGCATCGACGTGAGCCTGATCGAGCGGATGCAGACGCATCCCTACGAGGAGGACAAGGACTACGTGCCCGCAGACGGCGCAGTCACGTCCTCGACCATCATGCGTCCCGGCGACTTCCTCATCTGCTTCCCCGAGGATGTCCACCGCTCCGGTGTCAAGGTAGACGAGGCGGCACCGCTCAAAAAAGGGATTTTCAAGGTCAAGTCCGAATAGGGAGAAAACAATCTAGGAGATGAAGGGCAATGTCTCAAAGCTTCGCGTGAGACTTGCCCTCATTTCTATCCATCCTATATATGAACGGAGGGGAATCCATGGTTATCTGCATCGACATCGGCGGCACCGCCATCAAATACGGCGTTGCAAATGCCGGGGGCACATTCCTCACGCACGGCTCCGTCCCCACCGAGGCGAAGGAATACGGCGGCGTGGGCATTGTAGAGAAGGTCTCCGCCATCGTCCGTGAGGCACAGCAGACCCATGCAGTGCAGGGTGTCGCCATCTCCACCGCAGGCATGGTCGACCCACAGGCGGGCTGCATCATCTACTCCCTTGAGGACGCCATCCCGAACTACACAGGCACGAACTGGAAGGCGCTCATGCGCGATGCATTTGCCCTGCCCGCCTCCGTCGAGAACGATGTCAACTGCGCTGCGCTCGGCGAGATGTGGAAGGGCGCAGGACGGGGCTGCGCCTCCCTCTTTGCCATGACTGTCGGCACGAGCATCGGGGGTGCTCTGATTCTGGACGGGCACATCGTACACGGTGCCTCCATGAGCGCGGGCGAGATTGCCTATATGCGCATCCCCGGGGGGCGCCTGCATGAACGCTGCTCCGCGACCCATCTCGTCAGCTCCGTCTGCCGCACGAAGGGACTTCCTTCCGGCAGCATCGACGGGCATGCCGTCTTCGACCTCCTCGCCAAGGGCGATCCTGCCGCCGAGGAGGAGATTGCGGCACTCGTCACAGCGCTTGCGGATGCCATCACGAACGTCGTCGTGGTCGTAAATCCCGCGTGCATTGTCCTCGGCGGCGGCATCATGGCACA
This window encodes:
- a CDS encoding PTS transporter subunit EIIC, with product MSLFGQTSGESSFFAKAQRFGKSFMLPIAVLPAAGLLLGIGGALSNPNSVKAYPFLDIGWLQNIFTIMASAGSIVFANLAILFAVGIAVGLARSDKGTAGLASVLALLVMNATINALLIITGTLAKENLASVGQGMSLGIQTLETGVFGGVVVGLMTYLLHKRFNKIELPPFLGFFGGSRFVPIICSFSSIFLGCIMFFVWPHFQQLIFGLGGIVDATGYIGTLIYGFVLRMLGPFGLHHIFYLPFWTTALGGSEIINGQLVEGTQRIFFAQLGDPNTQHYYIGISRFMSGRFITMMFGLIGACLAMYQTAKPENKKVVGGLLFSAALTSFMTGITEPIEFSFLFVAPALYVLHAFFDGCAFMIAHILQITVGQTFSGGCIDLILFGVLQGDAKTNWLYIPMVGIPWFFLYYFSFKYLILKFDFKTLGREDETEPQEAPVAAESASDHYRADLVIEGLGGRDNIEELDCCATRLRVTVKDAGKVSERLLKESGSRGLLASGNGVQVIYGPQVTVIKNEVEEQLNL
- a CDS encoding N-acetylmannosamine-6-phosphate 2-epimerase, with product MNFFDQVKGKLIISCQALPDEPLHSPFIMGRMARAAREGGAVAIRAQSVADIEEIRAEAQLPVIGLIKQNYADSPIFITPTMREVDALIGTGCEMIALDMTARERPQQTDVRDLVARIHAAHRLILADISTYEEGMAAAELGADAISTTMSGYTPYSPQIAEPDYELMRRLARDAAIPVFAEGRINTPEELTEAMQTGVFGAIVGSAITRPQLIARRFTDAIA
- a CDS encoding YhcH/YjgK/YiaL family protein, producing the protein MIYGSIHHEKTYAFLPARIKQALAFARTHDLAALPAGRNEIAGDDLYVNIAHYTTGERSEKIWEAHRAYIDIHVLAEGTERIDVSLIERMQTHPYEEDKDYVPADGAVTSSTIMRPGDFLICFPEDVHRSGVKVDEAAPLKKGIFKVKSE
- a CDS encoding ROK family protein; protein product: MVICIDIGGTAIKYGVANAGGTFLTHGSVPTEAKEYGGVGIVEKVSAIVREAQQTHAVQGVAISTAGMVDPQAGCIIYSLEDAIPNYTGTNWKALMRDAFALPASVENDVNCAALGEMWKGAGRGCASLFAMTVGTSIGGALILDGHIVHGASMSAGEIAYMRIPGGRLHERCSATHLVSSVCRTKGLPSGSIDGHAVFDLLAKGDPAAEEEIAALVTALADAITNVVVVVNPACIVLGGGIMAQESALRPPLEAALRDRLPPHICEATAIAFAATGNDAGMLGALCHFLQEHG